The Streptomyces sp. SS1-1 genome has a segment encoding these proteins:
- a CDS encoding polysaccharide pyruvyl transferase family protein, whose product MTERPRILLTGWFSFLHGEATAGDVLALERAREVLRGARLAHDVAWSPGFRPEGPSLAEVRPEDYSHLVFVCGPLHGPQLEELHRRFAHCVRIAVGTSVVDAACPAVTGFHRVVARDAPRSEPRPDLSARASALPARPVVGVVLTHGQREYGGRRRHARVAEEVTRWLAGRDCARLELETRLDAHDWRLCATPAQLEAVLSRLDLVVTDRLHGMVLALRAGVPALAVDPVEGGAKVTAQAHACDWPALVPAEHVDAPTLDRWWAWCTTAGRVHARQIAEGFRRGAARDGTEELLGALGVGAPTGEPGSTA is encoded by the coding sequence GTGACGGAACGGCCACGGATCCTGCTGACGGGATGGTTCTCCTTCCTGCACGGGGAGGCGACCGCCGGGGACGTGCTGGCGCTGGAGCGGGCGCGGGAGGTGCTGCGGGGCGCACGGCTCGCTCACGACGTCGCCTGGAGCCCCGGCTTCCGCCCGGAGGGGCCGTCCCTGGCCGAGGTCCGCCCCGAGGACTACTCCCATCTGGTGTTCGTGTGCGGCCCCCTGCACGGCCCGCAACTGGAGGAACTGCACCGGCGGTTCGCGCACTGTGTGCGGATCGCCGTGGGCACGTCCGTGGTCGACGCCGCCTGCCCGGCCGTCACCGGGTTCCACCGGGTGGTGGCGCGGGACGCGCCCCGTTCGGAACCGAGGCCGGACCTGTCGGCGCGCGCGTCGGCCCTTCCCGCCCGGCCGGTCGTCGGAGTGGTCCTCACCCACGGGCAACGGGAGTACGGCGGACGCAGGCGGCACGCGCGGGTCGCCGAGGAGGTGACCCGGTGGCTGGCGGGGCGGGACTGCGCGCGCCTGGAGCTGGAGACCCGGCTGGACGCGCACGACTGGCGGTTGTGCGCGACACCGGCCCAGTTGGAGGCGGTGCTCTCCCGGCTCGACCTGGTGGTGACGGACCGGCTGCACGGCATGGTGCTCGCGCTGCGGGCGGGCGTTCCGGCACTGGCCGTCGACCCGGTGGAGGGCGGCGCCAAGGTGACGGCCCAGGCCCACGCCTGCGACTGGCCCGCGCTGGTCCCCGCGGAACACGTCGACGCGCCCACGCTGGACCGCTGGTGGGCATGGTGCACGACCGCGGGCCGGGTCCACGCCCGGCAGATCGCGGAGGGCTTCCGCCGGGGGGCGGCCCGCGACGGCACGGAGGAACTGCTCGGGGCTCTGGGAGTGGGCGCGCCGACCGGTGAACCGGGCTCGACCGCGTAG
- a CDS encoding glycosyltransferase family 2 protein — translation MTPAAVGVVIATRNRAPSLALTLRHLLRLPERPPVVVVDNASTDDTTALLAREFPQVRVVRLPANRGALARTAGVRALDTPYVAFSDDDSWWAPDALGRAAGLLDAHPRLGLLSAHTLVGPAAEPDPLNDVLAGSPLGPATDLPGTQVLGFLACASVVRRTAYLDAGGFHPVLFFGGEETLLAYDLAARGWGVAHCADVVAHHHPAVSPRTGRPVTVLRNALLTAWLRRPLPYALALTRDLAGQARHDDRARQALRGALARLPAALRARRPLPPSVERAARTLDSTAEAVGAPA, via the coding sequence GTGACCCCCGCGGCCGTCGGCGTCGTCATCGCCACCCGGAACCGCGCGCCCTCGCTGGCCCTTACCCTCCGGCACCTCCTGCGCCTGCCCGAGCGGCCACCCGTCGTCGTCGTGGACAACGCCTCCACCGACGACACCACGGCCCTGCTCGCCCGCGAGTTCCCGCAGGTTCGCGTGGTGCGGCTGCCCGCCAACCGCGGAGCCCTCGCCCGTACGGCCGGCGTCCGCGCCCTCGACACGCCGTACGTGGCGTTCAGCGACGACGACTCCTGGTGGGCACCGGACGCGCTGGGCCGCGCCGCCGGACTGCTCGACGCGCACCCGCGGCTCGGCCTGCTCTCCGCGCACACCCTGGTCGGCCCGGCGGCGGAACCCGATCCGCTGAACGACGTGCTGGCCGGGTCACCGCTCGGCCCGGCGACCGACCTCCCCGGCACCCAGGTCCTCGGCTTCCTCGCCTGCGCCAGCGTCGTCCGCCGCACCGCCTACCTCGACGCGGGCGGATTCCACCCCGTGCTGTTCTTCGGCGGCGAGGAGACACTGCTCGCCTACGACCTCGCCGCCCGCGGCTGGGGCGTCGCCCACTGCGCCGACGTCGTCGCCCACCACCACCCGGCGGTGTCGCCCCGCACCGGCCGTCCGGTCACCGTCCTGCGCAACGCCCTGCTCACCGCGTGGCTGCGCCGCCCGCTGCCGTACGCGCTCGCCCTCACCCGCGACCTGGCCGGTCAGGCCCGCCACGACGACCGCGCCCGCCAGGCCCTGCGCGGCGCCCTCGCCCGCCTGCCGGCGGCCCTGCGGGCGCGCAGGCCGCTGCCCCCCTCCGTCGAACGGGCCGCCCGCACCCTGGACAGCACGGCCGAGGCCGTCGGAGCACCGGCATGA
- a CDS encoding glycosyltransferase family 2 protein: MTDPTDPRTTVVVITHNRRPELLRTLDRLAELPERPRVIVTDNGSTDGTADAVTRHHPEALLLRPGRNLGAIGRNLAMRHVRTPYVAFCDDDSWWAPGSLTGAADLLDRHAGLGTVTARIVVEPDGTEDPIVTELRGSPLTGPAWLPGPALGSFLAAATVLRADAFRAAGGFHPRLWLGGEEELLAADLAADGWWLTYADHLTIHHQASVIRDPTRRRAHGIRNTLWFTWLRRPVGRALSRTLHLARTVPRDRASLGAFAEAAAALPWVLRERRVLPPEVESRLRLLETTQRHSKARRYVG, translated from the coding sequence ATGACCGACCCCACCGACCCCCGTACGACCGTCGTCGTCATCACCCACAACCGCCGCCCGGAACTGCTGCGCACCCTCGACCGGCTGGCCGAACTGCCGGAACGGCCCCGCGTGATCGTCACCGACAACGGCTCCACCGACGGCACCGCCGACGCGGTCACCCGGCACCACCCCGAAGCGCTCCTGCTGCGCCCCGGCCGCAACCTGGGCGCCATCGGCCGCAACCTGGCCATGCGGCACGTCCGCACGCCGTACGTGGCCTTCTGCGACGACGACTCCTGGTGGGCGCCCGGCTCCCTGACCGGCGCCGCCGACCTCCTCGACCGGCACGCCGGACTCGGCACCGTCACCGCCCGCATCGTCGTCGAACCCGACGGCACGGAGGACCCCATCGTCACCGAGCTGCGCGGCTCACCCCTGACCGGGCCCGCCTGGCTGCCCGGACCGGCCCTCGGCTCGTTCCTCGCCGCCGCGACCGTGCTGCGCGCCGACGCCTTCCGGGCCGCCGGCGGCTTCCACCCCCGGCTGTGGCTCGGCGGCGAGGAGGAGCTGCTCGCCGCCGACCTCGCGGCCGACGGCTGGTGGCTGACGTACGCCGACCATCTCACGATCCATCACCAGGCGTCGGTGATCCGGGACCCCACCCGGCGCCGCGCGCACGGCATCCGCAACACCCTGTGGTTCACCTGGCTCCGCCGCCCGGTGGGACGGGCCCTGAGCCGCACCCTGCACCTGGCCCGCACGGTCCCCCGGGACAGGGCGTCGCTCGGGGCCTTCGCGGAGGCGGCGGCCGCCCTCCCCTGGGTCCTGCGCGAACGCCGGGTCCTCCCGCCGGAGGTGGAGTCCCGGCTACGCCTCCTGGAAACCACCCAACGCCACTCGAAGGCCCGCCGCTACGTGGGCTGA
- a CDS encoding universal stress protein produces the protein MSGRVVVGVDGSASSLAAVEAAATEARLRGAALRVVHAFVWPAMHVPLGPSPLGPRDGGLRQEVDRLVAEAVERARTVAPGIDVGHAVVSGEPLATLETESRTAELVVVGSRGMGGFVGLLVGSTAVHLAAHGRCPVLVVREEPRTDGPVILGVDGSAAAEAATDFAFTEAALRGAPLVGLHAWTTWNAPLPTPEGGPFAAAPGVLAHDEERLVSEALAGHRERFPDVAVTTKAVRGPTRETLIEASRSARLLVVGARGRGGFTGLLLGSVSQAMLHHAHCPVAVVRGT, from the coding sequence GTGAGCGGTCGGGTGGTCGTGGGCGTGGACGGATCGGCGTCGAGTCTGGCCGCCGTGGAGGCCGCCGCGACGGAGGCACGGCTGCGCGGGGCCGCCCTGCGCGTCGTCCACGCGTTCGTCTGGCCGGCCATGCACGTGCCGCTGGGCCCGTCCCCGCTGGGCCCGCGGGACGGCGGGCTGCGCCAGGAGGTGGACCGGCTGGTGGCCGAGGCGGTCGAACGGGCGCGGACGGTCGCCCCGGGGATCGACGTCGGCCACGCCGTCGTGAGCGGTGAACCCCTGGCCACCCTGGAGACCGAGTCGCGGACGGCGGAGCTGGTGGTCGTCGGGTCCCGGGGGATGGGCGGCTTCGTGGGCCTGCTGGTGGGCTCGACGGCCGTACACCTCGCCGCCCACGGCCGCTGCCCGGTCCTGGTCGTCCGCGAGGAGCCACGGACCGACGGCCCGGTGATCCTCGGCGTCGACGGCTCGGCCGCAGCGGAGGCGGCGACGGACTTCGCCTTCACCGAGGCCGCCCTGCGCGGCGCCCCGCTCGTCGGGCTGCACGCCTGGACCACGTGGAACGCGCCGCTGCCCACACCGGAGGGCGGGCCGTTCGCCGCCGCGCCGGGCGTCCTGGCACACGACGAGGAGCGGCTGGTGTCCGAGGCGCTCGCCGGGCACCGGGAGCGCTTCCCCGACGTGGCCGTGACGACGAAGGCGGTACGGGGCCCCACGCGGGAGACCCTGATCGAGGCGAGCCGCTCCGCGCGGCTCCTCGTGGTCGGCGCGCGGGGGCGCGGCGGCTTCACCGGCCTGCTGCTCGGCTCGGTCAGCCAGGCGATGCTGCATCACGCGCACTGCCCGGTCGCCGTCGTCCGCGGGACGTGA